The DNA window TGGCCAACTTACTCAAGAAACCGATTTTTTACCGCGAGCTAAGCTTAAAGACAGATCGCTTGCCGAATTGTTTTTATGGGACGAAGCGACCTTCCTTAAGCACACAGAAGGCAGTGCTATACGTCGAATAGGTCATGAAAAATGGCTTCGCAATTTATCGGTCGGTATGGGTAACGCTGACTATGATGAAACCATCGTGTCAGCCTTAGAGTCACGACGAGAAAATGCGACACCTGTGATTCTGGAGCACATTGACTGGGCACTCAAACAACAAGCGACTAAACGCACTGAAAAAAATAGAAAAATGGCGCGCTTAATTCGTATTGTCGAAAAAGGACTTCCGCGCGATTCATAACCATACGGGGAAACGACCCTTACTTAAAGTCGATATAGAAAAAGGGCTGATATCTCATCAGCCCAACGTTAGACTCAAAACCGTAAAATGTATCGTTCCGGACTAGTTGTTCACGTGTTGCGCAAGCAAAGCTAAGTCACTTTCAATTTCTTTGAATGCGCCTTTTACATCCTGTATCGCACCTTCCCGTGCAATCGAACGTTGGATAGATGTATCCAACTTAGAAAAAATAAACACCTCTTGGTCTTCATCCAATCCCATAGTTGGGATCCTGTTTTCAAACTCTTCCTGTAGCTCTTTGAACACCGATTCGTTTTCTTTGCGATTCTTATCAAGCAACGTGACCATGCCATGAAATTTTGTGTGGATCATGGCGATTGCATCATTCAAGTTTCGTTGCTGATCGAGCAGTCGGCAGCGTGTCAGGATTGCTCTCAATTGCTGCTCCGTCACGGAAACTATAAAACAGATGTGGTCACGGATCCGACCTCGCTTGTCAGGGTCATCCGTTGGCATGTTTAAAATTAACAGGCTAATTACTGGGTAGTTAACCAAAATTCGATTTGTGAATTCGTGCAGTCGACCTTTTCCTTTTAAGATATCGAACAACTCGATGACGATGGGGGAACACACTCCTGACGAGGCGTAATGTTGACGCTCATCATCAATGCGAAATTCAAGGTTGCTCGACAAACCAAAATTTTCTAAACAGCGCAGTAGAGCATGAGCAAGCTCGTTGACGTCTTCAATTTCACCGATTTGCTCAATGAAGTTGACGATTTGCCCCATTTCACTGCTGGTCGCCATAGCACTGAATGCCGTATTTGTCGCATCTTCAATTTGCTGAGTAAGCGATGCTTTTTCTTCAAGCAGCTTATTCAAATTCATAAGTTTTGATTTTAATTCAGTATGCCCAAACGGTTTCACAATGTAGTCTTCAGCACCAACCGAATAGCCCTCCATTCTCTCTTCAACGGAGCCTCGGGCTGATACAAACATAACAACGATGTGGCTGGTATTAGGGTTCGCCTTGAGCGCTTTGCAAACTTCATAGCCATTCATTTGTGGCATACTGACGTCCAGCAGAATAACTTGCGGATTATACGCTTCCACCATTTCTAAACATTCGGGACCACTGGCTGCCGTCGCCAACTCAAAGTCCAAATCTTCTAATATTTCTTCTATAATTTCGAGGTTAAACGGTTCGTCATCCACCGCCAAGATACGTCTTAATTCCATCTAATCTTCCTTTTTACGCAAACCCAAGTGAGTAAAATCAAAGTACTAAAGAATTCTTTTTAAAAACAACGCTTGAGCACTTTTGATTTAACGCGGGTAACGTTTATCCCAAATTTGAAATCAATTAAGGCTCTCATATTAAGTTATAGCGACAAACTCGAAGCTTGCCAGTAGCATCATGAATTAATTCAAATTGTCGCTTCGCTTTGCAGTGGGATCTCGACGTGGATAGTGGCCCCGCCTTGAGGGTTATTCGCTGCAAAAATTTGCCCACCATGAAGCGTCACAAACTCTCGACAAATAGCCAATCCAAGTCCTGTTCCACCGGCACCACTGTTCGTTTTACTACTCTGTGCAAACTTCGAGAAGATATGCTCTAACTCGTCTTCTGGGATCCCAACGCCGCTATCAATCACTTTGATGCGAGCCAAAACATCATCATGGGTTATTGTGACCATGACTTGCGACTCTGGACCACTAAATTTAAGTGCATTACCTAAAAGGTTACGAAACACCTGATTGAGCTGCTCACGGTCACACAGACACCGAACAGATTCTTTAGGCGGGTGAAATATAAGTTCAATGTGCTTTTCAAGTGCACTACCAGAAACATCATCAATGGCAGTTTTAATGATAGACGCAAGATCATGTGTTTCTGGTCTAAATGGAAACTTACCCGCTTCAAGTTTAGATAAATCCAGCAAATTATTGAGTAACGACAACAACCGTTCCCCACTTGTTTCAATACGGGATAAATACTTACTTAACTTATCAACGGGTACGATAGTCGACTCAAGTTTCTCAAGACCAAAACGAGCAAAACTGAGTATGGAGTGCATCGGCGTCCGCAATTCATGGGACATGTTGGCTAAAAATTCTGATTTGCTTAAATTGGCCGCTTCGGCCTGTTCTTTAGCCAATTGCAACTGAGCAGTTCGAGCCAAAACTTGCTCTTCCAACATTTCCTTTGCTTCGGTTAACAATTCTTCTTTTTCTTTTAAGTGCGCAATATTTTTGAAGATAACCGCAAACGCCATTTCGCCATGGTGATCGATTTCATTAAACGATCCCATCATCGGGATCATTCCAGCGCTAGTCGGAAAATTCACATCTGAGCTAAATTGACGTTTGTGCGCATCAGATTGAATAGTTTGTTTTAGTTTGTCGACACAGCCACTTTGCAGCAATTCAAAAAATGAAAAACCGGCCAACTCTTCAGAGGTTTTATTGACTAGTTGCGTAAATGCATCGTTCGCTTCAATGATGAGGCCATTGCGATTAAACAACATGATTGGATCTGGCGTGTGTTTGTAAATAACACGCAATAGACTGTCACGTTCAATTAAGGCATCTACTGTAGCTTGCATGCGCTCGACTAGTTCTTGATTATGACGTCGTAATAACTCGATTTGCCAGACTCGGTGCAAT is part of the Pseudoalteromonas xiamenensis genome and encodes:
- a CDS encoding response regulator, which produces MELRRILAVDDEPFNLEIIEEILEDLDFELATAASGPECLEMVEAYNPQVILLDVSMPQMNGYEVCKALKANPNTSHIVVMFVSARGSVEERMEGYSVGAEDYIVKPFGHTELKSKLMNLNKLLEEKASLTQQIEDATNTAFSAMATSSEMGQIVNFIEQIGEIEDVNELAHALLRCLENFGLSSNLEFRIDDERQHYASSGVCSPIVIELFDILKGKGRLHEFTNRILVNYPVISLLILNMPTDDPDKRGRIRDHICFIVSVTEQQLRAILTRCRLLDQQRNLNDAIAMIHTKFHGMVTLLDKNRKENESVFKELQEEFENRIPTMGLDEDQEVFIFSKLDTSIQRSIAREGAIQDVKGAFKEIESDLALLAQHVNN
- a CDS encoding sensor histidine kinase; translation: MSDQVLIIDNNSVLAMRIKVLCELLGCEVEHNHFLMLSERVDFSLYNVIVIAHGLPRDYIPILQPLNRHQKIILLAPKPDNAEHLKAFSELNKVLPNAIVIYPFFANKDISNLLERVLEVGGNSRLVLPTVLVVDHDENRLQQICTNLRSAQIKVFCATGKENVLDIIAENNIDLLISDFNFADVSGLDLFTLVKSRQPNCRCLLMTSRASQVDMLVAIRQGVDDVLVKPINENMLLQALHRVWQIELLRRHNQELVERMQATVDALIERDSLLRVIYKHTPDPIMLFNRNGLIIEANDAFTQLVNKTSEELAGFSFFELLQSGCVDKLKQTIQSDAHKRQFSSDVNFPTSAGMIPMMGSFNEIDHHGEMAFAVIFKNIAHLKEKEELLTEAKEMLEEQVLARTAQLQLAKEQAEAANLSKSEFLANMSHELRTPMHSILSFARFGLEKLESTIVPVDKLSKYLSRIETSGERLLSLLNNLLDLSKLEAGKFPFRPETHDLASIIKTAIDDVSGSALEKHIELIFHPPKESVRCLCDREQLNQVFRNLLGNALKFSGPESQVMVTITHDDVLARIKVIDSGVGIPEDELEHIFSKFAQSSKTNSGAGGTGLGLAICREFVTLHGGQIFAANNPQGGATIHVEIPLQSEATI